In the genome of Thermoplasmata archaeon, one region contains:
- a CDS encoding purine-nucleoside phosphorylase: MAISTDRIIAIIAVVIAVASLCCCVYIAQSDNPDEGEGPEYDRIVYCAEQVRKYTDMKPEVAIVLGSGLSKVADYVDVETVIPYSDIDSFPISTVEGHKGNFVFGKMAGTDVVLMQGRVHYYEGYSAMDVVLPLRVMHELGAETVIITNAAGSLDYENEPGTFMLITDHICAIDSPLIGPNIDELGDRFIGMKDAYDPALTKAIKEVAADFDIEMAEGVYVQYSGPQYETAAETKMFQSWGADAVGMSTAVEAIAAQHMGMKIAGISCLTDMATGMTDVSPSHEEVQKMTEKMSGQLAMIINELLSRYNLSEL; the protein is encoded by the coding sequence ATGGCAATATCAACAGACAGGATAATCGCAATCATCGCAGTGGTGATAGCGGTCGCTTCCCTCTGCTGCTGCGTGTACATCGCGCAATCGGACAATCCCGACGAAGGGGAGGGTCCCGAATACGATCGCATCGTATATTGCGCGGAGCAGGTCAGGAAGTACACGGACATGAAGCCCGAGGTCGCTATCGTCCTCGGCAGCGGACTCTCCAAGGTCGCCGACTACGTCGATGTGGAGACCGTCATCCCGTATTCGGACATAGACAGCTTCCCCATATCAACGGTCGAAGGGCACAAAGGAAACTTCGTGTTCGGGAAGATGGCTGGCACAGATGTGGTCCTCATGCAGGGAAGGGTACACTACTACGAAGGATACAGCGCAATGGACGTCGTCCTCCCGTTGAGGGTGATGCACGAGCTCGGAGCGGAGACCGTCATCATCACGAACGCGGCCGGTTCCCTGGACTACGAGAACGAACCCGGTACGTTCATGCTCATCACCGACCACATATGCGCGATCGACTCCCCTCTTATAGGCCCGAACATCGATGAACTGGGCGACAGATTCATCGGCATGAAGGATGCCTACGATCCGGCCCTCACCAAAGCGATCAAGGAAGTCGCAGCGGATTTCGACATCGAGATGGCGGAGGGAGTCTACGTACAGTACTCCGGACCCCAGTACGAGACCGCAGCGGAGACCAAGATGTTCCAATCCTGGGGCGCGGACGCCGTGGGAATGAGCACCGCTGTAGAGGCCATCGCCGCACAGCACATGGGCATGAAGATCGCAGGGATCAGCTGCCTCACGGATATGGCAACGGGTATGACCGACGTCTCGCCCTCCCATGAGGAAGTGCAGAAGATGACCGAGAAGATGAGCGGCCAGCTGGCGATGATAATCAACGAGCTCCTGAGCCGTTACAACCTATCGGAACTCTGA
- a CDS encoding Fic family protein: MRILRNPPDIEAMMSDGQSSKDILSDEVREYAKDFNERYLHWSEVRNRDTGRFDPDVVWARMKLVRGDCGSELVFGNTHYRYFITERVWTMLRMFDARANKGFSQGDDVLNSGAYHPARTLMEESIASSQAEGAVTTTKKAIEMLCHNIRPKDRSERMIVNNYRAMLYIKDHTDQPLTPQLIKDIHRIVADGTMDGRYMGTFRDNDDVVVQDSLTGEVFHQPIPKEEIECSVEQLCGFINGNDSLHPVVKGMILHYAIAYIHPFEDGNGRVARSLFYWYTLKSGYGIMEYLALSRYIRDHKGRYEESYIFGETDGNDMTYFMLYNLKALEDSMDTFEGYLERRTGEEMVMRARLSGYGLNDRQIGIFTGLMNGEDISVRSVMNQYGVSLNTARADIAALIDAELIIETGREVNSRIYSWSGRKV, from the coding sequence ATGCGCATTCTAAGGAATCCTCCGGATATCGAGGCGATGATGTCCGATGGGCAGAGCTCTAAAGACATACTTTCAGACGAGGTCAGGGAATACGCTAAGGATTTCAACGAGAGATATCTCCACTGGTCGGAGGTTCGCAACAGGGACACGGGAAGATTCGATCCCGATGTCGTATGGGCGAGGATGAAGCTCGTCCGCGGGGACTGTGGTTCCGAATTGGTATTTGGGAACACGCATTACCGGTATTTCATAACGGAAAGGGTCTGGACGATGCTCCGCATGTTCGATGCGAGAGCGAACAAGGGATTCTCCCAAGGTGATGACGTTCTGAACAGTGGAGCGTACCATCCAGCTAGGACACTGATGGAGGAATCGATAGCCTCCAGTCAGGCGGAGGGTGCCGTGACCACTACTAAGAAGGCCATAGAGATGCTGTGTCACAACATCCGTCCGAAGGACAGGTCCGAAAGGATGATAGTCAACAACTACAGGGCCATGCTGTACATCAAGGACCATACGGATCAGCCTTTGACCCCTCAATTGATCAAGGACATCCACAGGATAGTGGCCGACGGGACCATGGATGGGAGGTACATGGGTACCTTCCGCGACAACGACGATGTGGTCGTGCAGGATTCTCTGACCGGGGAGGTGTTCCATCAGCCGATTCCCAAAGAGGAGATCGAGTGCTCGGTGGAGCAGCTATGCGGGTTCATTAACGGAAACGACTCTCTGCATCCCGTGGTCAAAGGGATGATCCTGCACTACGCGATCGCATACATCCACCCGTTCGAGGACGGGAACGGCCGTGTGGCGCGCTCTCTGTTCTATTGGTACACGCTGAAGAGCGGATACGGCATAATGGAATACCTGGCCCTTTCCAGGTACATCAGGGACCACAAGGGAAGGTATGAGGAGTCGTACATCTTCGGGGAGACCGACGGGAACGACATGACCTACTTCATGCTGTACAACCTCAAGGCTCTGGAGGATTCGATGGACACTTTCGAAGGATATCTGGAAAGGAGGACCGGGGAGGAGATGGTTATGAGGGCCAGGCTGTCGGGATACGGTCTGAACGACAGGCAGATAGGGATATTCACCGGTCTGATGAACGGGGAGGATATCTCCGTCAGGTCCGTCATGAACCAATACGGCGTATCGCTGAATACGGCCAGGGCGGATATAGCCGCTCTGATCGATGCCGAACTAATCATAGAAACAGGAAGGGAGGTCAACTCGAGGATCTACTCCTGGTCAGGGAGAAAGGTGTGA
- a CDS encoding ATP-binding protein codes for MIELQRTRYLSQIEPFIHDGGMIKVLTGMRRCGKSTILRQIMISLQNEPGTSVAYLELDDDVYSNISTPDQLREAIEECFKDNDSKRYLFIDEIQNVESFEKVVEAYRMKDVSVFITGSNSYLLSDEISTKLTGRYIEFRIMPFSFSEVEEYRKLNGVPINAMSDFNDYLIYGGLPKRFDYPSAAAQERYVFAVLSEIKKKDIMARSGIKNKALLDDLVSFVASIPSQEISNDSITEFLQKNGLKVKRDTVKKYLDLIFSSNIASKCRRYDVVGKKTLNTVYKSYLTDLALHTFISGKKDRLDFGMLIENMVYNELISRGYIVTVGKKGGKEIDFVVTDGMRKAYIQAVYLMPTKDVVDREEGPLLAMKDGFPKYIVSMDPITVSDNGIIRLNLVEDFLLGDGFKL; via the coding sequence ATGATAGAACTCCAGCGTACCAGATATCTATCGCAGATAGAACCTTTCATACATGACGGCGGCATGATCAAAGTCCTCACAGGGATGAGGAGATGCGGCAAATCCACCATCTTGCGCCAGATAATGATCTCCCTGCAAAATGAACCGGGCACATCCGTGGCCTATCTGGAATTGGATGACGATGTATACAGCAACATATCGACCCCAGACCAATTGCGTGAGGCCATAGAGGAATGCTTCAAAGATAACGACAGCAAGAGGTATCTCTTCATAGATGAAATACAGAATGTGGAAAGTTTCGAAAAGGTCGTTGAAGCCTACAGGATGAAAGACGTGTCGGTTTTCATCACCGGCAGCAACTCATACCTCCTATCGGACGAGATCTCCACAAAACTCACCGGCAGATACATCGAGTTCAGGATCATGCCCTTCTCATTCTCGGAGGTGGAGGAATACCGTAAACTAAATGGTGTCCCCATCAACGCCATGTCGGATTTCAACGACTACCTGATATACGGAGGACTTCCGAAGAGATTCGATTATCCCTCTGCAGCAGCCCAGGAAAGATATGTATTCGCAGTCCTCAGCGAGATAAAAAAGAAAGACATAATGGCAAGAAGCGGGATAAAGAATAAAGCACTCCTTGATGACCTGGTCTCGTTCGTAGCATCGATTCCCAGTCAAGAAATCAGCAACGATTCGATAACCGAATTCCTGCAAAAGAACGGACTAAAGGTCAAGAGAGATACGGTGAAGAAGTATCTGGACCTGATATTCTCCAGCAACATAGCATCCAAATGCAGGAGATACGACGTAGTTGGAAAGAAGACTCTGAACACCGTTTACAAATCCTATCTTACGGATCTGGCGCTTCATACATTCATCTCAGGGAAGAAGGACAGATTGGACTTCGGGATGCTGATCGAGAACATGGTCTACAACGAACTGATCTCCAGAGGATACATAGTGACCGTCGGGAAGAAGGGCGGCAAGGAGATCGATTTCGTGGTCACGGACGGTATGAGGAAAGCCTACATCCAAGCGGTCTATCTGATGCCCACGAAGGATGTCGTGGACAGGGAGGAGGGGCCTTTGCTCGCGATGAAGGACGGATTCCCCAAGTACATCGTATCCATGGACCCGATAACCGTCAGCGACAACGGCATCATCAGATTGAATCTGGTCGAGGATTTCCTTCTCGGCGACGGATTCAAACTGTGA
- a CDS encoding class I SAM-dependent methyltransferase: MTNEGVPDTLYIPLAARIYSTQMFPEYFSDSVSLRFKRDIPKSIMDGSSEYAMLASVARYYNTDRMEREFVKRNGRSSIIHLGTGLETAYCRLADLPAHFYDMDLPEVIELRRSLLPESSNETLISGDLFDMNWANLIPDNLPVMILVLGVFQYFHEEEVVDVIRRMGSRFPGAELVFDATSTKGLSYTNRYVKKTGNDSAAMYFAVDDPSGFAKKCGAELIECRPFFTEARKILRNKADLSTLISMRFADKYGMVKLLRLRL; encoded by the coding sequence ATGACGAACGAAGGCGTACCCGACACGCTATACATCCCCCTGGCCGCCAGGATATACTCCACACAGATGTTTCCTGAATACTTCAGCGACAGCGTGTCGCTGAGATTCAAGCGCGACATCCCCAAGAGCATCATGGACGGTTCCTCGGAGTATGCCATGCTGGCATCCGTTGCCAGATACTACAACACCGACAGGATGGAGAGGGAATTCGTGAAGAGGAACGGGAGGAGCAGCATTATCCATCTCGGAACGGGTCTGGAGACCGCTTACTGCCGTCTCGCGGACCTCCCTGCCCATTTCTACGACATGGACCTCCCTGAGGTGATCGAGCTGAGGAGGAGCCTCCTTCCAGAGAGCAGCAACGAGACTCTGATCTCAGGTGACCTCTTCGATATGAACTGGGCGAACCTCATTCCGGATAATCTGCCCGTCATGATCCTGGTCCTCGGGGTCTTCCAGTATTTCCACGAAGAGGAAGTGGTGGATGTCATCAGGAGGATGGGGAGCAGGTTCCCCGGAGCAGAGCTCGTTTTCGATGCAACTAGCACCAAAGGTCTGAGCTACACCAACAGGTATGTGAAGAAGACAGGGAACGATTCCGCGGCCATGTACTTCGCCGTGGACGATCCCAGCGGATTCGCCAAGAAGTGCGGTGCGGAACTCATCGAATGCAGGCCGTTCTTCACAGAGGCCCGCAAGATACTCCGCAACAAGGCCGACCTGTCCACCCTCATCTCCATGAGGTTCGCCGACAAGTACGGTATGGTCAAACTGCTTCGTCTGAGGCTGTGA
- a CDS encoding EamA family transporter — protein sequence MRKDLIPAVYVIIGASLWGIIGLFTRPMYEAGLSPLQITFVRCVVTLAVMTVAILVTDRKLFRIELRDIWMFIGTGIFSIVFFNVMYFTSQQMVSLSTASVLLYTAPCFVMVMSMILFKEKLTRNKLLALVLAFVGCVFTTGIGTGDLNMGIAYGILAGFGYSLYSIFGKYALEKYGLLTILFYTFLIAAVCLLPFSDVPSVIDICGDSSVLLEALGLGLLSTVLPYYFYTVGLKGMDAGKASIIAFVEPMVATIASIAIDDPFGWTNVLGIALILGSIILLNAKTGQSDKVSS from the coding sequence ATGAGGAAGGACCTGATACCTGCGGTGTACGTCATCATAGGCGCGTCGTTATGGGGTATCATAGGTCTTTTCACCCGTCCGATGTACGAGGCGGGTCTGTCCCCCCTGCAGATAACCTTCGTCAGATGCGTCGTGACCCTGGCGGTCATGACCGTAGCTATCCTGGTCACCGACAGGAAGCTCTTCAGGATAGAGCTGAGGGACATTTGGATGTTCATCGGCACCGGGATCTTCAGCATCGTATTCTTCAACGTCATGTACTTCACATCGCAGCAGATGGTGTCGCTGTCGACCGCATCGGTGCTGCTGTACACCGCACCCTGCTTCGTCATGGTCATGAGCATGATCCTGTTCAAGGAAAAGCTCACCAGGAACAAGCTGCTGGCACTGGTACTAGCGTTCGTGGGATGCGTGTTCACCACGGGCATCGGGACCGGGGACCTGAACATGGGCATCGCCTACGGGATCCTCGCAGGTTTCGGTTATTCCCTATACTCGATATTCGGCAAGTACGCATTGGAGAAGTACGGCCTCCTGACCATCCTCTTCTACACCTTCCTGATCGCGGCGGTTTGCCTGCTTCCCTTCTCCGATGTCCCCTCGGTCATCGATATATGCGGGGACTCCTCCGTACTCTTGGAGGCATTGGGATTGGGATTGCTTTCGACCGTGCTGCCTTACTACTTCTACACGGTGGGATTGAAGGGGATGGATGCGGGCAAGGCATCCATCATAGCGTTCGTCGAGCCGATGGTGGCCACCATCGCTAGCATCGCCATAGACGACCCGTTCGGATGGACCAACGTCCTCGGTATAGCGCTGATCCTGGGATCCATAATATTGCTCAATGCAAAGACGGGACAATCGGATAAGGTATCAAGCTGA